The Hypomesus transpacificus isolate Combined female chromosome 3, fHypTra1, whole genome shotgun sequence genome has a window encoding:
- the LOC124464785 gene encoding uncharacterized protein C14orf132: MDLSFMAAQIPVMTGAFMDSSPNDDYSGEHSLFNSSASVHAANSTASAQAQQEEQQAMSSDAVWLWIAIVATIGNIVVVGVVYAFTF; encoded by the exons ATGGATCTGTCATTCATGGCTGCGCAG aTACCCGTCATGACGGGGGCCTTCATGGACTCCTCGCCCAACGACGACTACAGCGGCGAACACTCGCTTTTCAACTCCTCGGCCAGCGTCCACGCCGCCAACTCCACAGCCTCGGCCCAAGCCCAACAGGAAGAGCAGCAGGCCATGTCCAGTGATGCCGTCTGGCTTTGGATCGCCATTGTGGCCACCATCGGCAACATTGTGGTCGTGGGAGTGGTGTACGCCTTCACCTTCTGA